DNA sequence from the Malus domestica chromosome 06, GDT2T_hap1 genome:
tggagacttgaaaaatccaagtcactgagtggttgtgagactgccgagtattaaggtgcagtagcatatggtgggagtcccccaagtcttcaggcgaagagagttgccgaatgaggtgtctcgcttgttactaatttgtcagagtaacgaatccttgtttcgatgtcacacattcgcatatgccttatctaaaaatatttccaacttttgtgtgtttgatgctgcatgctattgactagacaagattaagtgcaattagtagcttttctctctttttcatcttttctttggtggaattgcttttcgtttccactaatcagcctgagtggatgcaagataacaccattctctatagctcagatcgcaaagtcgtcttcatgaaagttgttccttatcttgtgaactacaacatctccaaatttgagatccatcggagtagtacaactccagaaattcaggtatgatgagtaactgttcatcaattttctgttaacccgtcagacttgttgtgagcttctaaactccattttgtcttgttcatctcaacatactttcttcatcgaagttgttcctcaccttgtcagctacaacatatccaaatttgagatccatcggagtagtacaaatccagaaattcaggtatgatgagtgactgttcatcatttttctgtcaacctgtcagacttgttgtgagcttcgaaactccattttctcttgctcagatcaacatactttcttcatcgaagttgttccttaacttgtgaactacaacatatccaaaattgagatccctcggagctgtataactcaagaaatgcaggtatgatgaatgactggttatgatttttctgtcaacccgtcagatttgttgtgagctttgaaactctattttctcttgctcagatcagcatgctttcttcattgaagttgttcctcagcttgtgaactacaacatatccaaatttgagatccctcggagctgtataactcaagaaattcaggtatgatgaatgactggttattatttttctgtcaacccgtcagatttgttgtgagcttcgaaactccattttctattgttcagatcagcatgctttcttcattgaagttgttcctcatcgtctctttcataacatatcaaaaattcagaattaactaatggttaaatatttccagatcttcgaaacatcacagcagcttcgaaatctgcaagaatccgactgtcatgtttggagcttcaacactttaattttcgtcgctcaaacagaaatggttccttcttgaaagttgttcatatgctcaaaaactataggttatccaaaattcagctccattggagaagagcagaggttgcagaaatttgatagatgaaaggaggcggaagagggagagagagaaaaagtctcttgggttggatttctattttggggcagattccaagttttgtagcaccttcattattgatgaattgcttgtacttttgtccattatgaaacttgggactttggcttgttgttggatctattataatatgtttgggaacatatataagtgaataaataagaaggaaaattttgggcccttgtgggtgtaaaacaaaaaatgtttatgtttacccaagtgtttttgtacaagttcaagggcatcttgggttttgtgaacaaaatttgtttatttggagcaaggttttgtgttgaagctttgtaggttaagcttttttaggtgaagctttgtaggtgaagcttttttaggtgaagctttgtaggtgaagcttttttaagtgaagcttttcggaggtgaagtttttttttggtgaagcttttttaggtgaagctttttgggtgaaactttttggatgaagctttttgggtgaagttttggaggtgaagcttttcgggtgaagctttttggatgaagctgtttaggtgaagctttgtgggtgaagcttttttaggtgaagctgtttgggtgaagctttttggaggtgaagttttttttttgggtgaagcttttttaggtgaagctttttgggtgaaactttttggatgaagctttttgggtgaagttttggaggtgaagcttttcgggtgaagctttttggatgaagctgtttaggtgaagctttggaggtgaagcttttcgggtgaagctttttggatgaagctgtttaggtgaagctttgtgggtgaagctttttggaggtgaagttttttttttgggtgaagcttttttaggtgaagctttttgggtgaaactttttggatgaagctttttgggtgaagttttggaggtgaagcttttcgggtgaagcttttttaatgaagctgttttttttttttttttttttttttttttttggcgcttgacacggtcttcatttgcttgttttgtagtgactgtggaagacggattgctttctgattgagaagggttccggcatcgctttgcaccatcttcctgtgggtaatataggaacttccttatgttttgatcatgcatgtagtgatagaatttgtttcttcttattgtagatgtcagagcctggaagttctagtgatgagggctcttctagctttagctctaagtctgagtctgcaatgtcggagtcttcagggtctttgttagagtcctgtactagagaaacattggatgatcttcccaaccgtcgaactttagctattgctagttcttcctccatggcgttgggtgagggggtttctcctgatatgtctttgcctcggcggaggcatggttataagcctgcgccatcacctcagagtaagtcttccaagtattggcattgatcatgtatttaaagaaacaatcacgtaggcctgccgtgaaggctttgagggcagtcttgtcgtctgcctcggcacaccgggagtattcatggctgaagcggccaacatacatacgtaatgactcgtctggcttctggcggatagtgtacaggtcatctgcagagtgcaagcgatcggtttggaaaatgtgttgggaaacaaatagtttcctcaattcctcaaatgagtctaccgtctcaggtgtaagacgacaataccaatttagagctccgccagagagggtggaggggaagagaagacatcgctcttcgtcggtgtgcatccggtatgccatggtggactcaaagaggttaaggtgctcaatcgggtcctcttttccaatataaagttgcaagccaagcttctactttgtctttgcttgaaggggggtgttgaggatcctccttgtaagagggccaggcctgggttggttccagtcaggtatttcagcctgacgttcagccttcaacttgtttacttcctcaagaagttgtaggacaagggggtcctgagcggagttatgtgccactggagctttctttcgtaaatctccatctcctcttggaattaggaaagtttgatcaagggcatgtgatttttccctggactcgctgtactggcttccagggtatgtctgtcggaacacctctgagtcccctgtaccctcatgtctctctaggacttgttgccccttccccaagttggtggccggctcgggccgtggcaggggaccgagtctctcagaaatccttgggtcattgatctttgagcttatatggatggaattctctcgacgttgcttcaggaaatcccgacaatcgcgaaagacggctttcgatccttctgccccttcagcaaagaggtgtctccctccgcttctcatggttcgggtcgaagcaactgggttaagagaagcctcatgttgattatcaaatcgaggggtaatttgttccctatcagggatatctatgtcgaatgcatgtgaccctccatgttggagggcacccagttgatggttgacttccacgggggcaacaagctcgcgtgtctgagcttgcctagcttcgtgaagtgtctcgaagagcttctcatattgctcctggaggacctcattcctcattgctatcttgttgttctgagcttccaagtcatcgactttagcttgaagaagaactcgttttccttcattctttcgttgtttcgcactatgtgcaaggggggtgtcattctgtgtgctgtggcttccttcgcttcccatgctggagagggatgcctgatcaaaagaaagtgtacgaatgatagaaaccagcttgacacagctgaagagagtaggaataagtgtcgtttcccatagacggcgccaaatgttgatgcacaaaatcagcgaagactttggtacaacagaaagtgtcaggttttgtgactttcgcttggttgcttccgtcactagtgaggataagtacgtaaatgaatagagacagagaagcaaacacaggatgtacgtggttcacccagattagctacgtccacggagtagaggagttcttattagtagtgaagggcttacacaagtacaaaggatcaagctctcaatttagtgagttcttgtgaatgatttaacacaaaatggcattaggccatattgtgggggaatgacccctatttatagaaaaacttgtagctttgtcacattgacatgtgtcatgttatgattggttcttgatgtcgacacgtgctgcgctctgattggcttctaatcttgacacgtgtcgagtagtgattggcctcctggtcggaggggaactcttctgggtccttgacagtatagcgttggccggtgctcggtagtttcgggattggtcaagtatggtacaaacaataagaatcaaatctaagacttctcatttacaagtgaatatAAATACCCCTAAACCATAACAGGTgaccttttattatttcaaaatATCAtcgggaattgttattagcattccaaaatTCTCATTTAGCACtacaaactttctatatttagaaagaaaaatacacttgtaaggagtgccaaatgagatttttgaaatgtcaATAATAGTTCTCATATCATCCATATTAAATTCTTTTAAGTGACTCTAAAGTACATTATGCTAAGACATGGGCTGGAGATGTGTGTTTTAAGGGGATTTCATGCGTCCGGGGAGGTATTGGAGGTGGAGTCTAATTCAAAAGGATTGGTTCAAATGTTAAATAAGGAGATTCAATCTGATGTGTTGATGGAGGTCTATTTAGTTGATATTTGGAATATGATGCAGTCATTCCAATCGATGAAGTTTATCTTTACCCTTCGACAATGCAATCTTGCAACCCATACGGTGACGACGTACGTTCTTAAGCATGGAGGGAGTTATGGTTGGAATGAGTTAGGAcctgaatttttgtttaatgttCTAGCAGAAGATGCAAATGTTTCTATTCGTATTTAATTATTAGTACAATTCTGTcctttatcaaaaaaaaaaacattatttcAAAATATCATCCACATCGAAAGTATTTTAGCTTTACTTATtgcattttatttcttttagaaTCATATAGTATTGTTCtacattttcttattattttctttttccacacATCACTTTTTGGTTATGCTAAATCTTCTTGATACATTCAATTACTTCATTATAACAACTATTGTATAATTAGTTTGAGTTAATTATGTTTTTATGAGCTTACTATTTGGTCAGTTGACTGGTTTTACATTAGTGAAAAAATTATACGTACTTAACAGAACAAGTTAAGTGTTAACAAACAAATTTATAAAAGCCTCATTCGAGTTCATCAACgctaaaaaaattagggttttggttgtaaAATTAAGAGAGTGTCTCTTAACCCATGAATTTCACAACTAAAATCTCTTCGAATCAAATCAACTTCCGCCAAATGTCCAAGACTCATAGTGCCATCTGAAACCTTaaacataaaaacatataaacagtATTTCAATCTTGTTGCAAAAGCATGTAAATAGTCTAAAATTAGCTTGTTCTCGGTCAAATGACCTGATTTTATAATAGTGGCAAGATCAAAACTAACGGAACAATTTAATTGTTAACGAACAAAATAACCAAATCTTATCCACTTTCATGCTAATCAAAGCTCTTTCAATTTGGTGCGTTAAATACTGAGATTTTAAACTGTAAAACCTTAACAGTATTTTAGAAACTCATCGAGTATAGTTTTACAACTAAAATATCTTTGAATTAAATTGACTTGAGTCAAGCGTCCAGACACTAGATCCCATATCAAAaccttgaaaaaaaataaaaaaatcctaTACAATTTTAAACATCTAAATAGAGAAATTCATACAAAGGttgtctaaaaaaaaaaaaaccttttaaaACGAAAAGCTACAAATGTGAATCCGAAACCCCAAAACAGAGTGGATTTCTCTGATAAAATTTTCACAGCAAGAAAACGGGGGAGCATGGAGCCTACCATGCATATCTCATCAGATCTCTTCTTCTGGGCCCCATATCTTTTCCTCACTCCAACGGTGTTCATTCCCTTCAGACCACTTCCTCAGTACCTCAGACACCCAGTgacttttagagagagaaacaaaactagagagagagagagtttagttAGGCATTGAAAGGAGCGAGTCGAACAGTTGCAGAGTCAGAAGAAAGAACGAAAGGCTCtcagatttttcaatttttttttaaatcttcgAAGAGGTAAAACCAAACCCAATACCCAGCATTCATTTTTCTTATGAAAATTTTCACTTTGTTCTTAACTTCAAATTTTtgggatgaaaatttgaaaaaaatggtgTGTCTGGAAATGGTATATATCTTAAGTGTCAATTATTTCAATCCCACGGTCACAGTGATTGCATTTTGTCAAAACTTTCTCTTCCGAGTGAAAAGTCTTGACCTTTGGCCTAAAGATACTTTCCCTTTCCATGTTTTGGCCTTTTGGGCAATTATATATTTCCATGTTTCAgtcttcctttctctctctacgcctctgctttctctctctacaccaCTGGTTTAAACTTCATTGTGTATATTTTTCAGAGATTTGGGTTGCTCAAATTTGGACTTTTTTGGGGTCCTCATTCATTTCAGCCAACTGGGTTCTTCGATTTGAGGACAAAAGATGGATTCTTTGCCTCCTTGTTCTAGATTTGAATCATGGTAAGTGTTCATATCtgaatttttaagttttatcatTTTCTATTGATTTCTGTGTTATTCTTTTTTGTATTTAAGTGTTGCATTGGATCTGTATTGCTTCAAAATACCATCTTTTTTCAGTGTTGTTAAAATTTCGTTTCTTCGATTTCAGTAAGtgggtttgtttcaaatttcaaatgggttGTTTGGAagcataaatttaaaatttgtctAAGTTTTCGGCTGCCATTATTTTTCTTGTGTGCCTATATATTTTTGGAATCCATTGGAGCTATATATCCTCTACTGTATCGCTTGAATGTGTTTCTTGTGTTTTTCTCTCTTGGTTCCGAACACGAACAACGTTGTTTTGCTGTGTTAAGGCATATATACTGCTATCCTAGTCCTTTTCCTAGTTGTTTGAAGAGTGAACTTTGGTAGTTCCATTTGTCTGTTGCTGTCGAATATCGGAATACGTATACTGTTCTTATAGTGTTCTAGGATGCTTTTCTTAGTTTCTCGACTGCTAAACCCGATTAATTTGGAAAGATGGATTTGGAATTCTACAACTGATTGAAGATGTGCCTTCCATTTCAGAGTGGTGTTTTACATCTTATGCGACTGCGCTCAATGTGAGTCATTGGGAAAGTGGGAAAGTTTGTGGTTATGGATATGGGAGATGATAGCTCCAGGTTCTGTTCCTTACCGGCTACAACTTCGAGGAATATTTCAACCTCATCTTCGGCATTCTTTTCAGCAAATCAGTCGCCTTTCTTTTCCCCAAGATCGCCTTCTTGTCAACTATCTGAATCAACGAGGTCCGATGCTCCATGTGACAGCATGGTTTTAAGTACAGACCCCCTTAGTTCCAGCTCTGGAATTCCAGACCTTGAATCTCTATCAAACATCAGATATAAATTGGCAAACTTATCACCGGCCCCAGCTGCATCAGTTTCAGGCGATTTTGAGAAGTTTGATCGCGTGTCTTCCTCAACAGCCATTTCTAACAGTATTCTATCTTGTCAGAGCCATGCCCGGGCATATGATTATTCTGGGCAAAAAGAGAGGCAGAGAAAGCATGGGAGAAACTATGGAGCCTCATATACAACAGGTCCAGCTTCAATGACATCTAACAGACTGAGGAGCTGTGATATTTTCATAGGTTTGCATGGCCGTAAACCTTCTTTGCTGAGGTTTGCTAATTGGCTCCGAGTTGAGTTGGAAGTTCAGGGGATGAGTTGCTTTGTATCTGATAGAGCTCGATGTAGGAACTCCTGCAAACATGGAATTGTTGAGAGGGCCATGGATGTTTCTTCTTTTGGGATTGTCATCTTAACAAGGAAGTCATTCCGAAATCCATACACCATCGAGGAACTGCGATTTTTCGCTAGCAAGAAGAACTTGGTCCCAATATTCTATGATTTGAGTCCAGGTGATTGCCTTGTCAGGGATATCGTTGAGAAGAGAGGAGAGCTGTGGGAAAAACATGGGGGAGAATTATGGATTTTGTATGGAGGGCTTGAGAAGGAGTGGAAAGAAGCTCTTCATAGCCTCTCTCGGGTGGATGAGTGGAAATTGGAGGCTCAGGATGGTAACTGGAGAGATTGTATATTAAGGGCTGTCACATTATTAGCAATTAGATTAGGGAGGAGAAGTGTTGTAGATCGGTTAAAGAAGTGGAGAGAGGTGGTGGATAAAGAGGAGTTCCCTTTCCCTCGAAATGAGAACTTCGTTGGCAGGAAGAAGGAACTGTCTGAGCTGGAATTCATACTTTTTGGCAATGTCAGTGGAGACGCAGAAAGAGATTATTTTGAGCTTAAGGCTAGGCCTAGACGAAAGAACTTGACAATTGGGTGGGGTAGGAGCAGTTCATTTGACGAAAGGCGAAGGGAACGAAAACTGGAGAGTGGAAGCAGAAAGGGAAAAGAACCAGTTGTGTGGAAGGAATCAGAGAAAGAGATTGAGTTGCAAAGCACAGAAAATCCTCAAAGACAATCAAAGCCAAAAAGTGGTGGAAGATATTCAAGGAGGAAAAGATCAATGAAGGTTGTGTATGGAAAGGGGATTGCTTGTGTGTCTGGGGACTCGGGAATTGGCAAGACGGAACTTCTTCTCGAATTTGCTTACAGACATCACCAGAGGTACAAGATGGTTTTATGGATAGGAGGGGAGAGTAGGTATATTAGGCAAAACTATTTGAATCTCTGGTCATTTCTAGAAGTTGATGTAGGGGTTGAAAATTGCTTTGACAAAAACAGAATCAAAAGCTTTGAAGAACAGGAAGATGCAGCCATAGCTAGAGTACGCAGAGAACTCATGAGAAACATGCCATTTTTGGTAGTGATTGATAACTTAGAAAGTGAAAAGGATTGGTGGGATCATAAACTTGTAATGGATCTTCTTCCCCGTTTTGGCGGTGATACACACATAATAATATCCACATGCCTTCCTTCTGTGATGAATTTGGAGCCCTTGAAACTCTCATTCTTATCCGGGGCTGAGGCAATGTCGCTTATGCGGGGTAGTGTAAAAGAATACACAGAAAATGAAGAATTGGATGCTTTACGGGCTATTGAGGAGAAAGTGGGACGCTCCACCTTGGGACTTTCTATTGTAGGTGCAATATTGTCCGAGCTGCCCATACTTCCAAGTAAGCTGTTGGAGACAACTAGTAGAATGCCCTTAAAAGAATTTTCATGGAGTTGCAGGGAGACTAATTCGTTGAGGCGGCATACTTTCCTTCTGCAACTCTTCGAGgtgtgtttttcaatttttgatcatgCAGATGGTCCAAGGAGCTTGGCAACGAGAATGGTCCAGGCAAGTACTTGGTTTGCACCGGCCGCAATTCCAGTTTCTTTGTTGGCCCAAGCTGCTCACAAAATACCAGAAAAGCATCAAGGGACGTGGTTATGGAGAAAGCTGATGAATTCTCTAACTTGTGGCTTTACTTCATCATACACCAAAAAATCAGAAGCAGATGCGACTTCCCTGTTGTTAAGGTTTAACATTGCTAGAAGCAGCACCAAACAAGACCATATCCATTTCCATGAACTCGTCAAGCTTTATGCTCGCATGAGAGTAGTGACCAGAGTTGCACAAGCGATGGTTCAAGCTGTCATCACTCATGGATCGATATCTCAACACTCGGAACATATCTGGGCAGCCTGTTTCTTGATATTTGGATTCAGCCATGACCCTGCAGTCGTTGAACTTAAGGTGTCGGACCTGCTGTACCTTGTCAAGGAAGTGGTGTTGCCTCTTGCCATCCGGACCTTCATAACATTCTCTCGTTGCAATGCTGCCCTAGAACTCCTCCGCCTATGCACCAACGCCCTGGAAGCAGCAGACCAAGCGTTCGTAACCCCAGTCGAGAAGTGGCTCGATAAATCTCTTTGTTGGAGGCCGATCCAGACTAATGCTCAGCTGAATCCTTACCTTTGGCAGGAGCTCGCGCTATCAAGAGCCACAGTGCTGGAAACTAGGGCAAAGCTGATGCTAAGAGGGGGACAATTCGACATAGCAGATGATCTAATTAGGAAGGCGCTTTTTATCAGAACTTCAATTTGTGGTGAAGATCACCAAGACACCGTAGCTGCTCGTGAAACTCTTGGCAAAATCACCAGGCTTCTTGCAAATGTTCGTATTCATACTTCACCATAGATCCCATAGTTTTTTGGAAGCAGATTTTATTGTAGCATTTATACAGAGTCTGAAATAAAACAGTTGCATACCCCATTCCCATAGAAAGAGATTCCATATTGTAAGTAAAAACTGCAACGCACCTTCGGAGTTTTTCACGGATTGTTGGATGATGACTTGCTGGAAACACTCATCTCCATTTTACTCAGGTCAATCGCTATTCTTTTACGGTGTTGCTATACGGAATTCGTGGGTAACTCCAGTTCGTTAAGGCCGTGTTCTCGTTCCTTCGCACTAAGTTCGACCCTCCACATTAATTAGAGTAATTTAGAAGCGACAAGTTTTAGATTATGAAAGGATGCAATATAGTTGTATCTGACCATACTTGTCTTTCGCTGCTCTTATCATTAGTGTTGCGTTACTtcattataaaaacaaaatggttcAAAGCGACGCAGATCGTTTACATTTACGTCTCAAGTTTCGTAATTGAATCTCTCTTCCATATGTCGTTTGTATCCAACTTGCAACTTTTTTTCCACCTTAAGTTTCCGACTTTAACAAAATAATGAGTGTTATTTCCGCTCTCAAAACAGTCAGGAAAAATTGGAATCGTAAGGACAAGAATttagttcatatatttgtcggtgaacaattagtttattttttgtcgAAACAGAAATAAATGGTCTGGCAATATGTAAGAAACGAACAATTTTTGTCAAAGGCTGACACTATAATATCCTatctgtatttttatttttacttttacttttttCTGGATGAGACAAGTTATGCGTAGTTGTCAGCAATCCATCCGTCCATCACCTGCATCTTCTCAGTCAGAGCGTATGATTGACTGCTACAAGTGGGACCCGGTTCGAAAGTGTACTTTTTACGTAACAGTTTTGACGTGACACCTTCTTCTGCACTTTCCTCCAAAACATTATAATCTGGAAAATTTAAGGAGAAAATAAGAATATCAACAACAATgattttaataataaataaaaaatttaattaaaaataaagaacgGAAAAGAGGAAAAAATTGCCCTCACGCAGGATCGAACTACGGACCTTCAGTTTACAAGACTGACGCTCTACCACTGAGCTATAAGGGCTAATCGGTTGTATGAGGGTCATTTTCAATATTAAATGTTAAATTTGATCTAATGTCACAGGGGCATTGTGTTTTTGCCTCACATTATAGTTGAAAATTTTTTAGGGAAGGAAGGGTGTAATTAATCGACCTACTTTTTTTGTATGTATGTTATACAAAACTGATTTGTTTTTTATTGCCTTCGTCGATACAGTTTTTCTCTTCAACTTCTCTCTTatgtttagtttttaaattgatAGAATTTCACGGATTTAGTAGACTTTCACATATTCATAAAACTTTAGACTTTTAATGATATATGTTTGTAGGAAAGAAATGAGTTAAATGACAAACTTTTGCACAATTCTAGAGAGTGCAATGCTAGAATCCTGTGGATTGTCATAGAATTTTTAATTACCAATTTATTAttaagtattattatttttttaattttcattattGAAATGGTGATCATGACCATGACAAAGTGGTCTTATGAGGTGCTGGTGGCAACGATGGTGCTGATTGTGGTGGCGGGGTGATGCTCGAGTGGTAGAGGAGTAGGGATGGGGGCAGTGGCGATGGTCGTGGTAGAGGTGGCGGTCATGGTGATGATGTTTTAGTTGGGCGTCATAGTAGGCGTGTTGATGATGCTCATCGAAATGATTACGGTGGGAGTGGTGGCTGTGGGGTTGGAAGAGATGGTCATAGGGTAGGGTGGTGGTGTAAGTCGTGATAATGATAGTCATTGCATTATGGTAGGTGGTGGAGTATATTAacatagaattgaaaaaaatgaaatcctAAAAGAAAAGTTGGATTTGCTTTGACAAAAAACACTCAAAGTCCATAGAATCCATtgctttttaaaataaaatccttTAAAGCAAGTGAATTTTGAAAACACCTGAATTTTTGTAGActcgtaaaaaatcataaatgaATACCACAAGATTTCTATAGACTTTTTAGAAGTCATAAAAAATCTTTGTTCAATACATGGTGACTTTTGTTGACTCCTTAAAAGTCTATATTGAATACACTTAGATTTGAGAGTCAAGTA
Encoded proteins:
- the LOC103424409 gene encoding uncharacterized protein, coding for MDMGDDSSRFCSLPATTSRNISTSSSAFFSANQSPFFSPRSPSCQLSESTRSDAPCDSMVLSTDPLSSSSGIPDLESLSNIRYKLANLSPAPAASVSGDFEKFDRVSSSTAISNSILSCQSHARAYDYSGQKERQRKHGRNYGASYTTGPASMTSNRLRSCDIFIGLHGRKPSLLRFANWLRVELEVQGMSCFVSDRARCRNSCKHGIVERAMDVSSFGIVILTRKSFRNPYTIEELRFFASKKNLVPIFYDLSPGDCLVRDIVEKRGELWEKHGGELWILYGGLEKEWKEALHSLSRVDEWKLEAQDGNWRDCILRAVTLLAIRLGRRSVVDRLKKWREVVDKEEFPFPRNENFVGRKKELSELEFILFGNVSGDAERDYFELKARPRRKNLTIGWGRSSSFDERRRERKLESGSRKGKEPVVWKESEKEIELQSTENPQRQSKPKSGGRYSRRKRSMKVVYGKGIACVSGDSGIGKTELLLEFAYRHHQRYKMVLWIGGESRYIRQNYLNLWSFLEVDVGVENCFDKNRIKSFEEQEDAAIARVRRELMRNMPFLVVIDNLESEKDWWDHKLVMDLLPRFGGDTHIIISTCLPSVMNLEPLKLSFLSGAEAMSLMRGSVKEYTENEELDALRAIEEKVGRSTLGLSIVGAILSELPILPSKLLETTSRMPLKEFSWSCRETNSLRRHTFLLQLFEVCFSIFDHADGPRSLATRMVQASTWFAPAAIPVSLLAQAAHKIPEKHQGTWLWRKLMNSLTCGFTSSYTKKSEADATSLLLRFNIARSSTKQDHIHFHELVKLYARMRVVTRVAQAMVQAVITHGSISQHSEHIWAACFLIFGFSHDPAVVELKVSDLLYLVKEVVLPLAIRTFITFSRCNAALELLRLCTNALEAADQAFVTPVEKWLDKSLCWRPIQTNAQLNPYLWQELALSRATVLETRAKLMLRGGQFDIADDLIRKALFIRTSICGEDHQDTVAARETLGKITRLLANVRIHTSP